The window GGCTACGACGCGGGCAAGAAGGTGAAGGGTCGCAAGCGCCGGCCCTGGTCGACACGGACGGCCGCGCCCTGGTGCTCGACCCGCAGCCGGCCGACGTGCAGGACCGCGACGGGGCCGTGCCGGTGCTCAAGCAGTCACGCCGTTCATATCCTTTCATCGCCAAGGCCTTCGCCGACGCGGGCTACGCCGGCGACAAGCCGGACAGCGCCACGCTCATCGCCGTCGAGATCGTCCGCAAACCACCCGGGCAGGTCGGCTTCGTGGTTCACCCCCGGCGATGGGTGGTTGAGCGCTTCTTCGCCTGGATCAGCCGCAATCGACGCCTCTGGAAGGATCCGGAGGCCACAATCGCATCCGCAAAGGCCTTCCTCTACGCTGCGTCCGTCATGATGCTGCTACGTCGCATAGGTTGCGCAGCCTGACTTCCCGGACGGACTCTGAGCACGCCCACCGCTGTGTCCACAACGTGTACCGGGCCGCCCGCCGATCCATCTTTTCGGTTCAGGAACAGACGGATGACCTCGTGCGTGAGTTGCACGAAGCGGTCAGTTCCGGTCGCTTCCCGGCTCTGGCCAAGGGCGAAGCTCTGCCGGCCGACCTGACCGACTTCGCCTGGGGCTTCCGACGTGAGCAGGATGGGCATTGGATCGTGGCCGTGCTCCCGGACCGCTTTGAGGCGCTCGCCCCCTCGAAGCCGAGCGCCGGCGCGATCCTCGATGTCTTGGTTGAGAAAGGCACGGCCCTTCCGGGGCTAGACGGGAAGCGACATCGTCAGATGGCGGCTCTTGGCTTTCCCCGGGCCGGGCGGGGCCGGTGGGTGTGCCTGCTCGCATCTAAGCTCTGAGGCTCGGGGCGGTCGACCGAATCAGCTTCGATCTGCTCGCGGCGCAACAGCGCTGCTTGCACGTCGACCGCCTCACCTCCCCGACGCCCCTACAGCGGGGGTGACGCTGCTACAGCAAGGTGATACAAACCACCTGTCAGGTGCTGGCCTAAGTGTCTGTTTTTGCTTGCTGCGAGGAACGAAGTGCCCGTTCCTCTCCAGGGCACCAAATGGCGCCAAGCCGTTGAAGTGCTGAGTTTGTTGGATTTGCGACCGCCGGCTGGTACTTAAACTCGTCACATGGGCTCTCCGATGAGCCTTCGAATGGCGAGCCCCGTCCGCCGCGACGACTCGGCCTTTGTTCAACTCCGAAAGTGCATTCCTGCCGACGTGCTGGCGAAGGCCAAAGGCCGCGCCTTCGTCATAGAACTGCCGGCCGTTGGCTCAAAGCCGGTCATCACTCTCACAGCCAAACTCGCGGCAGAGGTGAAGCTGTCGCTTCGCACCGCCGACCCTACGGAAGCCAAGGTGCGGATGGCGAGCGGCACCGCCGCGCTCGTGGACGGCATCCGCAAGGGTCCCCTTCCTCTCACTCACGAGAAGATTGTGGCCCTCTCCGGCGACGTTTACCGGAGGACCGCGCGCCGCGAAGCTGAGCACGTCGGGCACGCGCTGCCGCACGATCGATCGATTGTGTGGCTTGTATCAGGATCGACCGAGCGCTGAGGCTGGCCTTGCACGACCGTTTCGGTGCGGATAGCTGTGCGGCTGCTTGAAAGCGACACTGGTAAATCGCTGATTTGTTGGTCGGAGTGATAGGATTCGAACCTACGACCCCCTCGTCCCGAACGAGGTGCGCTACCAGGCTGCGCTACACTCCGACCCGGCCGATCCGGCAGCGCCGTTCGGTGAGCACGGTATAGCGGCATGGAATCTCCACCGCAAGCCCGGGAGACGGATTTATCCGGATCGGGCTCCTGCTCGACGACGACGCCTGATCTCCTCGCAACGAGACCCCCGTTTGCGTTCCGACCGTCAAAGGCCGGGCGTGCATGGCCGTTGACGACGGACGGTTCAGCACCCCGCATGCGGTGAGGGAGGGCATCCGCAAGCGGATCGAGGAGGGTCTCGATCAAGCCCGTGCGTCTGGGCGGCTGGACCGCATCCAAGTGCGGGATTGCGCGCACGTCGACACGGCCTCGCCTTTCCGGCTGCATCCTGCCGACTCACGCGGCGACCCGGGTTACTCTGACAGCCCAAAATCGCGTGGGCGTGCCGCTCGGGGCAGCGGTCTCCCACCCAGCCCAAACGAGGTCGCCCAGCCACCGCGAGCGGCAGGGCGCGCAATCTGCACCCCGGCAGCGAGTGGGTGATTCGACGACAGAACGTAGAAATTCCTAGCAGCTTTATTCCATTGCAGAACCCTCTCCAGCGGACGGTGGCGGCGCTCCGCGGGACGGCTGAGACGTTAACGCGAATGAACGCGTTTCGCCGGCATCGGCACCACGGCCCGTGAACGCGGCGCGGGCAGGGTGCTTGCACGGCCGACGGGCGGCCGGCGGGAGAGGACGATGCTCGACGGGTCATGGCTGTTGGCGGGCGGATCGCTCGCGCTGGCGAGCCTCGCCGTCGCGGACCGCCTGCGCCTCGGCCGCCGGCTGAACGGGGCGCCCGCGGGCCGAGCCGCTGCGGCCGCCGCCGGACCCGCGGCGAGGGCAAGCATGGAGGAGGCGCTGGAGGCCCGCCGCCGCGCCGAGGCGGCCAGCGAGGCCAAGTCGCGCTTCCTCGCCACCGTCAGCCACGAGGTGAGGACGCCGCTGAACGGCATCCTCGGCATCGCCGACCTCCTCGCCGACACGCCGCTCACCCGCGAACAGCTCGCCTACGTGGAGGCGGTGCGGACGTCGGGCTCGGCCCTCGCGACCCTGATCGACGAGATCCTCGACTTCTCCCGCATTGAGGCGGGCAAGCTGGAGATCGCCGCCGAGCCCTTCGATCTCGCCACCCTGGTCGAGGGCGTCGTCGAGCTCCTGGCGCCCCGCGCGCAGGACAGGGGCCTGGAGATCGCGGCCTTCGTGTCGGCGGACCTGCCGCGGGTCGCGGTGGGCGATCCCGTCCGGCTGCGTCAGGTGCTCACCAACCTCGCCGGCAATGCGGTGAAGTTCACCGCCAAGGGCGGCGTCGGGCTCACGGTGGAGCCCGCGGGCGAGGGCCGCGTGCGCTTCGCCGTGTCGGACACCGGGCCCGGCGTGCCGGCCGACCGGCGCGAGGCCATCTTCCACGAGTTCGAGCAGGCCGACGGCACCACCACGCGCCGTCACGGCGGCACGGGGCTCGGCCTCGCCATCTCGCGGCGCATCGTGGCGCTGATGGGGGGGCACCTCGCGCTCGAGGACCGCAGCGGCGGCGGCTCGGTGTTCGCCTTCGCCGTGGGCCTCGACACCCGCCCCGCAGTGGGCTCGTCGCCCGCGCCGGACATGCGCGGCCAGACGGTGCTGATCGCCGCCGCGTCGCCGTTCCAGGCGCCCTACCTCGCCGACACGCTCGACCGCTACGGCGCCAACGTGGCCCTGGCCGACCGCGTCGAGCGCGCCCTCGCCTGGCTGTCCGGCGGCAATGTCCCGGACGTGCTGGTCGTCGACTGCGGCCTCGGCGAAGCGGCCGCGGAGCGCCTCGCCGAGGCGGCGCGGTCCGCCGGCGTGAAGCGGTCCTTCCTCCTGTTCTCGCCCTACGAGCGGCGCGCCTTCGGGCAGAAGCTCGTCGCCGGCTACGAGGGGTGGCTCGTCAAGCCCGTTCGCGCCGCCTCGCTGGCGTCCCGCCTCGCCGGCGCTGCCCCGGCCGAGGCGCGGCGCCCGGCCCGCCCGGCGCCGTCCCCGCGCCCGGGCCGGCGCGGCCTGCGCGTGCTGCTGGCGGAGGACAACGAGATCAACACGCTGGTGGCGATGAACTTCCTCGGCCGGCTCGGCGCCCAGGTGGTCCACGCGTCCGACGGCGGCTCGGCCCTGGCGCTCGCCACCGCGGCCATGCGGGACGAGATCCCGTCCTTCGACGCCATCGTGATGGACGTGTCGATGCCCGTGCTCGACGGGCTGGAGGTGACGCGGCGCATCCGGCAGGCCGAGGCGGCCGAGGACCGCCCGGCCGTCCGCATCGTGGCGCTCACGGCCCACGCGTTCCGCGAGGACCACGACCGCTGCCTCGCCGCCGGCATGGACGCTGTGACGACGAAGCCGCTCGAACTCGCCCGGCTCGACGCGGCGCTCCGCCCCGCGGGCGCCGCGCGTCCGGGGCTGCAGGCGGCCGGCTGAAGCGGTCGCGTCCGGCCGCGATTTTGTGCATGGTCGCCCGCACCCGGCCCGCCCTCACGATGGACGCATGAACGCCCCGACGGCCCTCCACCGCCTGTTCTGGGGCGCGCTGACCGTGGCGGCGCTCGCCTTCGCGGGATCCATCGTGGCGGACACGCTGCGCGCGATCGTGCCGCTCTGGTCGCCGCTGCCCTGGTTCGACGAATGGGCCACGGTGGAACTGCTCCGCGCCTGGCACGAGGGCGAGATGAGCGCCGCCGAGGTGCTCTTCGCGCAGCACAACGAGCACCGGATCCTGCTGCCGCGCCTCGTCTTCTTCGCCGACGACCTGCTGTTCCGCGGCGGCGGATACCTCAGCCTCGCGGCCATCTTCGCGGTCCAGCTGCTCCACGCCGGCCTGTTCGCCGCCGTGCTGGGCCGCGCCCGGCGCTCGCCCGCCACGCCGATGCGCGCCGGCCGCTGGGCCGTGGCGGCCGCCGTCCTGGCGCTGATGTTCAGCCTGCGGCAGGCCGAGAACTTCTCGTCGGGCTTCCAGCTCCAGTTCGTCGCCGTCTTCGCCGGGGCGACGCTGAGCTTCGTGCTGTTCGCCGCGGCGGTGCGGCGCGAGCGGATGAGCGGGGCCGCCGGGGCCGCGCTGCCGGCCAGCCTCGCCGCCGTGCTGGCGACGAGCTTCACCATGGCGAACGGGCTCCTGGCCGGCTACGTCGTCGTGGTGCTGGCGCTGGCGGCGCGGATGCGGCCGCGGGTCGTCCTCGCCTGCGCGGGCTGGGCCCTGCTCGTCACGGCCGTCTACCTCCGCGGCTACGAGCCCGTGGCGCACCACGGCAAGCTGGCAGACGGCCTGCGCCAGCCGCTCGAGTTCCTCGCCTACATCGCGACCTACCTCGGCAGCGTCGTCGCCTCGAACATGCAGGGCGGGGCGGGGCCGCTGGGCCTGCTCGGCCTCGCCGCGACCGGCTTCGCCGCGCTGCGCGTCCTGCGCCAGGGCCGCGCGGCCCACCCCGTATCCTTGGCGATGGTCGGTGTCATGCTGTTCGTCTGCGCCACGGCGGCCGTCACGGCCTCGGGGCGGCTCATGTTCGGCGTCAGCCAGGCGCTGTCGAGCCGCTACGTCACGGGCAGCGTCGCGTTCTGGGCCGCCCAGCTCACCTATTGGTGGATTGACCCGCCGGCCTGGCGCCTCCGCCTCGGGCGCGCCGCGGTGCCGGCCGGCCTCGCCGCCCAGGCCGCGGCCGCGCTCGTCGCCGTCGCGCTCTGCTCCGCCGTGGCGGAGCAGCAGAACCCCGCCAAGGCCCAGCTCGCCGTGCAGAGCTTCAGCCAGAACGAGAGCGCCGACGCCCTCCTGCTCGGGCTCGACGACCACGACGCGACCTCGCGGGCCGCGTGGTCCGACGAGGACGTGCAGCGCCTGCTGCCGACCCTGAAGGCGGACGGGCTGTCGATCTACGGCACCGCCGACGCGGCCGGGGTCGGGCGGCCGGTGGCGGAGCGAGGGCGCCCGGGCGAGGCCTGCGCCGGGGCGGTTCTGTCGGCCGTCGCCGATCCGAGGCTCGGCATCGAGGGTGTGCGGGTGTCCGGGTCGGCGTCGGAGGGCCCGCGGCGGCGGATCGTGCGCCGCGTGCTGCTGGCCGACGCCGCGGGCCGGCTGGAGGGTCTCGCCTCGGGCGCGGTGCCGGGCGCGGCGCGCGGCGCCTGGCGGGGCTACGCGGTCGCGCCCGTCGGCGCCCGCCTCACCGCATACGGGCTCGTCGACGGCGGGCGCCTGTGCCTCATCGGCTCGGCGACCGTCTCGCCTTCCGTTCAGGCCAGCCAGCCCGAGGAGGCGCCGTAGATGATGATGGTGCCGATGGCGGCGCGGTAGACCACGAAGGGCCAGGTCGAGAAGCGCTCCAGGATCTTCAGCAGCAGCGCGATGGCGACGAAGGCCGACACCGAGCCGACCAGGAGGCCCACGGCCAGCACCGACCAGCCCTGCGCGTCGAGGTGGGCCTTGTGGAGCTCGTAGAGTTCCTTCAGGCCCGCGAGCGCGATGGCGGGGATGCCGAGCAGGAAGGAGAAGCGCGCCGCCTCCTCGCGCTTGAGGTCGAGGAACAGCGCGCCCGTCAGCGTCGAGCCCGAGCGCGACACGCCGGGGATCAGGGCGCCGACCTGCGCGATGCCGACCACCATGGCGTCGAGCAGCGTCATCTCGCCGAGCGCCCGGCGGTGGCGGCAGTAGAGCTCTGCTATGGCGAGCAGCACCGCCATGACGATGCAGGACACGCCCACGACCTGCAGCCCGCGCAGCGCCGAGCCGCAGGCGTTGAGCCGCGACGACAGGAGCAGGCCGGCGATCGCGATCGGCACCGTGGCGAGCGCGACCCAGATCACGAAGCGCACGTCCCAGGCGCCGAAGCGGCCGGACAGGACGGCCCGCACCGCGCCACCGCCGATGCCCGACACGTCGCGCCAGAAGTATGAGATCACGGCCGCCAGCGCGGCGAGCTGCATGGCGGCCGAGAAGGCCGAGCCGGGGTCCTGCCAGCCCAGCAGCGCCGGGACGATCCGCATATGCGCCGTGGACGAGATCGGCATCAGCTCGGTGAGGCCCTGGACCACCCCGAGGAACGCGACCTTGGCGTAGCCCAGCGACACGAACCCCGTGTCGATCCCTTCAGTGCAGCCGCCCGCCATGTCCGCCCTCGACGCTTCACGCTCGCGCCGGGCGCGAGCCCGACGATTCGCAGAAGATCATGACAATGCTGAGGATGGCTTTAACGGTTCGGAGATCCCGGTGCCGTCAGCGGCGCAGCGTGCCGTTGCGGCGCAGGTCCTCGCGCAGCTTCTCGAGCGGCGGCGCGTAGAGGAAGCCGAACGACACCGTGCCGTCGCGGCCCTCGACGGCGTGGTGCATCTTGTGGGCCTGGTAGAGGCGCTTGAGGTAGCCGCGGCGCGGCACGTGGCGGAACGGCCAACGCTGGTGCACCAGCCCGTCGTGCACCATGAAATACAGCACGCCGTAGACGACGAGGCCGATCGAGATCCAGAACAGCGGCGCCACCCAGTGGCCGGCGACCATCAGCGCGACCGCGAAGCCGGCGAAGAAGACGGCGTAAAGGTCGTTCTCCTCCAGGAGGTCGTCGTGCGCCTCGTGGTGCGACCGGTGCCAGCCCCAGCCGAAGCCGTGCATGACGTAGCGGTGGATCACCACGGCGGCGAACTCGGTGCCCGCCACG is drawn from Lichenibacterium dinghuense and contains these coding sequences:
- a CDS encoding IS5 family transposase (programmed frameshift); translation: MWTPATREQHSRSELRYSTDLTDAEWAVIEPLLPPGNPLGRPRLWSLREIVNGIFYVLRGGVPWRLLPKDLPPKSTVYGYFSAWRDEGLFAGINHHLVMLDRERAGREASPTAAVLDSQSVKTTESGGPRGYDAGKKVKGRKRRPLVDTDGRALVLDPQPADVQDRDGAVPVLKQSRRSYPFIAKAFADAGYAGDKPDSATLIAVEIVRKPPGQVGFVVHPRRWVVERFFAWISRNRRLWKDPEATIASAKAFLYAASVMMLLRRIGCAA
- a CDS encoding DUF6538 domain-containing protein, translated to MASPVRRDDSAFVQLRKCIPADVLAKAKGRAFVIELPAVGSKPVITLTAKLAAEVKLSLRTADPTEAKVRMASGTAALVDGIRKGPLPLTHEKIVALSGDVYRRTARREAEHVGHALPHDRSIVWLVSGSTER
- a CDS encoding ATP-binding protein, with product MLDGSWLLAGGSLALASLAVADRLRLGRRLNGAPAGRAAAAAAGPAARASMEEALEARRRAEAASEAKSRFLATVSHEVRTPLNGILGIADLLADTPLTREQLAYVEAVRTSGSALATLIDEILDFSRIEAGKLEIAAEPFDLATLVEGVVELLAPRAQDRGLEIAAFVSADLPRVAVGDPVRLRQVLTNLAGNAVKFTAKGGVGLTVEPAGEGRVRFAVSDTGPGVPADRREAIFHEFEQADGTTTRRHGGTGLGLAISRRIVALMGGHLALEDRSGGGSVFAFAVGLDTRPAVGSSPAPDMRGQTVLIAAASPFQAPYLADTLDRYGANVALADRVERALAWLSGGNVPDVLVVDCGLGEAAAERLAEAARSAGVKRSFLLFSPYERRAFGQKLVAGYEGWLVKPVRAASLASRLAGAAPAEARRPARPAPSPRPGRRGLRVLLAEDNEINTLVAMNFLGRLGAQVVHASDGGSALALATAAMRDEIPSFDAIVMDVSMPVLDGLEVTRRIRQAEAAEDRPAVRIVALTAHAFREDHDRCLAAGMDAVTTKPLELARLDAALRPAGAARPGLQAAG
- the uppP gene encoding undecaprenyl-diphosphatase UppP, with the translated sequence MAGGCTEGIDTGFVSLGYAKVAFLGVVQGLTELMPISSTAHMRIVPALLGWQDPGSAFSAAMQLAALAAVISYFWRDVSGIGGGAVRAVLSGRFGAWDVRFVIWVALATVPIAIAGLLLSSRLNACGSALRGLQVVGVSCIVMAVLLAIAELYCRHRRALGEMTLLDAMVVGIAQVGALIPGVSRSGSTLTGALFLDLKREEAARFSFLLGIPAIALAGLKELYELHKAHLDAQGWSVLAVGLLVGSVSAFVAIALLLKILERFSTWPFVVYRAAIGTIIIYGASSGWLA
- a CDS encoding sterol desaturase family protein is translated as MSDAAVPLLIVLATVAGTEFAAVVIHRYVMHGFGWGWHRSHHEAHDDLLEENDLYAVFFAGFAVALMVAGHWVAPLFWISIGLVVYGVLYFMVHDGLVHQRWPFRHVPRRGYLKRLYQAHKMHHAVEGRDGTVSFGFLYAPPLEKLREDLRRNGTLRR